In the Deltaproteobacteria bacterium genome, TAATTTGCCTAAGTCGCTGTCCTTCAGGCAAACTGCGTAGTTCAGCAATATAGCCAAGATAATCTATAACCGTCATCTCTGAGTAGAGCGGGCAGTTTTCTGGCAAATATCCAACGCAACTAGTAGCACCATGTCGATCCTTTTTAATATCGATTCCATTAAGCACTATAGAACCGCTATTTGGTTCGAGATAGCCAGTTAGCATCTTTAAAGTAGTGCTCTTTCCTGCACCGTTATGTCCCAATAGTCCAACTATTTGACCTCTTGGGATTGAAAAGGAGATGTCGTTTACAGCGACCAGTTCCCCATAAGTTCTAGTAACATTCTCCACTCGAATCATCGTGCGTGTTTCCCTTTTTCTTTAAGAGTTACCCAGAAATCATCATTTATACCATTTGCAAAAAGGATTTTTGTAAATGGTATAAACAGCAAGTGCGTAAACACTTGCCAATAAACAACAAATACCGTTTCCAAAAAGTAAAATATTTAACTTACTTTTTGGAAACGGTATATCTTTTCTTGCCGGTTTGTCTAGTGCGCGAGGTAAAGCAAGTCTTGTGCAACAACCGAGCAAATCAATAATATTTAAGTCTATGGAAACTAGCCACAACCTTTTTTGAACCTTATATTTGAACACTCATTTTGGATTTTGCAAGTAGTATGTTGAATTTTCTTTTCGATAATCTGCCTATTGCTGTCATGTTAACGGCGGGAGAAAATGGAATGAGTTAGCTCTCTAAGCATATCGTTAAAGTGAAGCGGTGAAATATTTAGGAACTCGCGCAGAAGTCTAAGTTTTTTTATTGCAGCGACGTAAAGTAACCGGGTTAACAAGATGGCTATGCCTATTTGTAGTATTGCTGTAGCAAATTCCATAAAGCTAAGGTCTGACGACAATGTCACTGCTAAGGCGTTAAATGCGTGTTGCCCATCAAAAAACGGTATTGGAACGAGTTGCAACAGGCCGATGCCAACCGAAAATCTTACCGCTAGCATCCAGGCAGTTATGAAACCCTTGTCGCAAGCGCTAGATGCCATTTTTATGATGCCTATTGGCCCAATTAATCCCCTGCCTTTTTGCTCGCCAAGTTCGAACGATTCTATAGTTAGTTCTCCCTTGCGCGCAAAGGAGAAGAGATATGGCATAGATGCTAACACCATTAGAAAGTTCATGCACGAGCCAGCCAGTGCAACTATGAACTGAATTCCTGGCGATTTGTGTGAAAGCCATCGTTCTGGAGTGATTAACATTTTCCATACGTTTGGCTGTTCTAATTGCAAATTAACAATTTGCTCATTCGTCCATCCAGCGAGTGCGCCTTGGTCTACCAACATTACATAGCCACCCAATGGCAGGAGAGATAGGCAAACTTCCGTATTGCCTAACCAGGTTGAGGCTACGATGGGACCAAAACCAACGGAAAATCGCATAACGCCGATTCCTGTTAGTTTTGCAGCAATGAGATGTCCCAGCTCGTGCGGCAATACGAGGAAGAACAAAATTGAGATAACGCCTATTGTTCGGCGCAGCAAGGTCGTCACTATCTATTTGGCTTTTTCTGGCAATGAATCTAAAGCCTCCCTGATTTGGAGAAGCTCTCGATCGCTAAAGCCTAGTGCGGTTAATATTGATTCC is a window encoding:
- a CDS encoding site-2 protease family protein — translated: MTTLLRRTIGVISILFFLVLPHELGHLIAAKLTGIGVMRFSVGFGPIVASTWLGNTEVCLSLLPLGGYVMLVDQGALAGWTNEQIVNLQLEQPNVWKMLITPERWLSHKSPGIQFIVALAGSCMNFLMVLASMPYLFSFARKGELTIESFELGEQKGRGLIGPIGIIKMASSACDKGFITAWMLAVRFSVGIGLLQLVPIPFFDGQHAFNALAVTLSSDLSFMEFATAILQIGIAILLTRLLYVAAIKKLRLLREFLNISPLHFNDMLRELTHSIFSRR